The following are encoded together in the Meriones unguiculatus strain TT.TT164.6M chromosome 16, Bangor_MerUng_6.1, whole genome shotgun sequence genome:
- the Tomm6 gene encoding mitochondrial import receptor subunit TOM6 homolog, with product MAASGLTASAGGSASEAPEVPDNVGDWLRGVYRFATDRNDFRRNLILNLGLFAVGVWLARSLSDIDLMAPQPGV from the exons ATGGCTGCCAGCGGGTTGACGGCGAGCGCCGGCGGCTCGGCCAGCGAGGCCCCCGAGGTTCCGGACAACGTGGGCGACTGGCTGCGCGGCGTCTACCGCTTCGCCACCGACCGGAATGACTTCCGGAG GAATTTGATCCTCAATTTGGGACTCTTTGCTGTGGGAGTGTGGCTGGCCCGGAGTTTGAGTGACATTGATTTGATGGCACCTCAGCCAGGGGTGTAG